From Arachis stenosperma cultivar V10309 chromosome 2, arast.V10309.gnm1.PFL2, whole genome shotgun sequence, one genomic window encodes:
- the LOC130962896 gene encoding uncharacterized protein LOC130962896: MSNNDTTKKQAGSSKRPTEEEEQTKADEAKDQEVMPSKSTEKLKEKDNQPHSSKEVTQGQHQIGKSIIPPLPYPQRFNKEAKDQHFHKFLETFKKLEINIPLAEALEALIQKGLPPKLEDPGSFLLPCTIGELTITKAMCDLGASINLIPSSLVRKLRIEEVKPVQMSLELVDKSIVYPRGVIENLLVKVDKFIYPADFVVLDSDEDDGDSIILERPFLATARAIIDVEEGELTLRMHDKSVTLKVLPEA; this comes from the exons atgagcaacaatgacactaCAAAGAAGCAAGCAGGAAGCAGCAAGAGGCCAACAGAAGAGGAGGAGCAAACAAAGGCAGATGAAGCCAAGGATCAAGAGGTGATGCCAAGCAAGAGCACTGAGAAACTCAAAGAGAAGGACAACCAACCACACAGTTCAAAAGAAGTGACTCAGGGACAGCATCAAATAGGAAAGAGCATCATACCTCCACTGCCATATCCCCAGAGGTTCAACAAAGAGGCTAAGGACCAACATTTTCATAAGttccttgagactttcaagaaacTGGAGATCAATATCCCCTTGgctgaagcacttga GGCCTTGATTCAAAAAGGGCTTCCTCCTAAGCTTGAGGACCCAGGGAGCTTCCTGTTGCCTTGCACCATTGGGGAATTGACCATCACTAAAGCaatgtgcgatctaggagcaagtATTAACTTGATACCGTCTTCCTTGGTGAGAAAACTGCGTATAGAGGAAGTTAAACCGGTACAGATGTCTCTAGAACTGGTAGATAAGTCAATAGTATACCCCAGGGGTGTGATTGAAAACCTTTTGGTCAAGGTGGACAAATTCATATACCCTGCTGATTTTGTGGTTCTAGATTCAGATGAGGATGATGGTGACTCTATTATACTGGAAAGGCCATTCTTGGCCACTGCTAGGGCTATCATAGACGTGGAGGAAGGAGAATTAACTCTCAGAATGCATGATAAGAGTGTCACTCTGAAGGTGTTACCAGAAGCATAG